A genomic window from Spodoptera frugiperda isolate SF20-4 chromosome 29, AGI-APGP_CSIRO_Sfru_2.0, whole genome shotgun sequence includes:
- the LOC118268337 gene encoding uncharacterized protein LOC118268337, with protein sequence MGLIKNLCLKLSYTKAIDRSSGRLETMFFENYYRIAYMTGMSTADDNIGYLVYSNAVKLMIVLLVLGVVWYGFMETTSFDEFAGNLNVSLLQFITFYRYRNMLAHEKFYNELASSMESPYFDISTEQRKKLVEFWSRTNVKYLKLLMGLGNCTLLAWFIFPLVDDIEYNLIVGLYLPFFYKSPSMYPLAYMLSVIFFFYISQFVMVTDLKMQTHLIHVLCQFSVLADCFENMIPDCTAGLEGVPRNHLMYNNHFAAKYTERLGNLVKQHKILLGHAMNLRDTLSGPLLGQLAASGVLICFIGYQATATIGQSVVACMTSFLFLAYNLFDFYMICRWCQEITNQSANVGEAIYCSGWECGVSKLPGVRSTIMFVIARANKPLVLTAGGMYDLSLTSYTSLVKTSYSALTVLLRFRHD encoded by the exons ATGGGTCTCATCAAAAACCTCTGTCTCAAATTGTCCTACACAAAAGCCATTGACCGATCAAGTGGAAGACTGGAGACAATGTTCTTTGAGAATTACTATAGAATCGCATATATGACAG GTATGTCTACTGCTGACGACAATATAGGCTACCTGGTGTACAGCAACGCTGTGAAGCTGATGATAGTGCTGCTCGTACTGGGAGTGGTGTGGTACGGGTTCATGGAAACCACCAGTTTTGATGAATTCGCTGGGAACCTCAACGTGTCCCTCTTACAATTTATCACGTTTTATCGATACAGGAATATG TTGGCACACGAAAAGTTTTACAACGAACTGGCCAGTTCTATGGAATCTCCATACTTCGATATATCAACGGAGCAAAGAAAGAAACTGGTGGAATTTTGGAGCCGAACAAACgtgaaatatttgaaattacttaTGGGTTTGGGAAACTGCACTCTTTTGGCTTG GTTCATATTCCCACTAGTGGATGACATCGAATACAACCTCATCGTGGGGCTCTACCTACCGTTCTTCTACAAGTCACCTTCTATGTATCCTCTAGCATACATGTTATCAGTGATATTCTTCTTCTACATCTCCCAATTCGTGATGGTGACGGACCTGAAGATGCAGACTCATCTCATACACGTCCTGTGCCAGTTCTCAGTGTTGGCTGACTGCTTCGAGAACATGATCCCTGATTGTACTGCAGGTCTTGAAG GAGTACCGAGAAACCATTTAATGTATAACAATCACTTCGCTGCGAAATACACAGAGAGATTAGGCAATTTAGtgaaacaacataaaatattgctGGG GCACGCGATGAACCTCCGCGACACGCTAAGTGGGCCATTGTTGGGACAGTTGGCGGCCAGTGGCGTGCTCATTTGCTTCATCGGATATCAGGCCACTGCG ACCATAGGACAAAGCGTGGTAGCATGTATGACAAGTTTCCTGTTCCTGGCATACAATCTGTTTGACTTCTACATGATATGCCGCTGGTGTCAAGAGATTACTAACCAG AGTGCTAATGTCGGTGAAGCCATATACTGCTCAGGGTGGGAGTGCGGAGTCTCCAAGCTGCCCGGAGTGCGGTCTACCATCATGTTCGTGATAGCAAGGGCCAACAAACCTCTCGTCCTCACCGCGGGAGGGATGTACGACCTCTCCCTCACATCTTATACAAGT ctcGTGAAGACATCTTATAGTGCTTTGACGGTGCTGCTTCGATTCCGCCATGATTAA